Proteins encoded in a region of the Micropterus dolomieu isolate WLL.071019.BEF.003 ecotype Adirondacks linkage group LG07, ASM2129224v1, whole genome shotgun sequence genome:
- the htr1fa gene encoding 5-hydroxytryptamine receptor 1F isoform X2: protein MKFLNSGNESLETTKLPPSKVLLTVTLSVLAILTTFFNCLVITAIAVTRKLHHPANYLICSLAVTDLLVAVLVMPFSIMYIQKESWVMGEVVCTIWLSVDITCCTCSILHLAAIAIDRYRAITDAVEYSRKRTGARAGAMVAVVWLLSILISLPPLLWRHYSGDAEHEGQCIIIHHHMAFTLYSTLGAFYIPLLLILILYYKIYRAAQTLYMRREASRASRHSCMTNGSMIPSSYPAGEGDADGGPRSPEPISPPEKSFSEPSTEEPPPRERVRVSVKAFKCKSRRHDSRSESRRSQLYQGPRISGSRERKAASTLGLIIGAFVICWLPFFVKEVIVNTCGSCSTSMEMADFLTWLGYLNSLINPLIYTIFNEDFKKAFQRLIRCSHYL, encoded by the exons atgaaattcttAAA CAGTGGCAATGAGTCACTGGAGACCACTAAACTTCCTCCCAGTAAAGTCCTGCTTACGGTGACCCTGTCTGTACTGGCTATCCTGACTACATTCTTCAACTGCCTGGTGATCACAGCTATTGCCGTCACCCGCAAGTTGCACCACCCCGCCAACTACCTCATCTGCTCATTAGCAGTGACGGACTTGCTGGTGGCTGTGCTGGTCATGCCCTTCAGTATCATGTACATCCAGAAAGAGAGCTGGGTCATGGGCGAGGTGGTGTGTACCATATGGTTAAGTGTGGATATCACCTGTTGCACATGCTCCATCTTGCACCTTGCTGCAATCGCCATCGACCGTTACAGGGCCATTACTGATGCAGTGGAGTACTCTCGCAAACGCACCGGGGCCAGAGCTGGGGCGATGGTGGCAGTGGTGTGGCTCCTGTCCATCCTCATCTCACTTCCTCCTCTACTGTGGCGGCACTACAGCGGAGATGCAGAGCATGAAGGCCAGTGCATCATCATCCACCATCACATGGCCTTCACCTTGTACTCCACTCTTGGAGCATTTTACATCCCCCTGCTGCTCATCCTCATCCTCTACTACAAAATCTATCGGGCCGCTCAGACCCTCTACATGCGCAGAGAGGCCAGCCGGGCTAGCCGTCACTCATGTATGACCAATGGGAGCATGATCCCGTCGTCCTACCCTGCCGGAGAGGGCGACGCCGATGGGGGACCACGAAGTCCGGAGCCCATAAGCCCACCAGAAAAGTCTTTCTCTGAACCCTCAACTGAGGAACCTCCACCCCGTGAACGGGTGCGCGTATCGGTAAAGGCTTTCAAGTGCAAGTCGCGCAGGCATGACTCACGTAGTGAGTCACGTCGGAGCCAATTATACCAAGGACCACGGATCTCAGGCTCACGGGAGCGCAAAGCAGCATCCACATTGGGCTTGATAATAGGGGCCTTTGTCATCTGTTGGTTGCCATTTTTTGTCAAGGAGGTGATCGTCAACACCTGTGGTTCTTGCAGTACTTCAATGGAGATGGCTGACTTTCTGACATGGTTGGGCTACCTCAACTCACTGATCAACCCCCTCATCTACACCATATTTAATGAAGACTTCAAAAAAGCTTTCCAAAGACTCATTAGATGCAGTCATTATCTCTGA
- the htr1fa gene encoding 5-hydroxytryptamine receptor 1F isoform X1, translating into MDFPNCTEGVFATSSSGNESLETTKLPPSKVLLTVTLSVLAILTTFFNCLVITAIAVTRKLHHPANYLICSLAVTDLLVAVLVMPFSIMYIQKESWVMGEVVCTIWLSVDITCCTCSILHLAAIAIDRYRAITDAVEYSRKRTGARAGAMVAVVWLLSILISLPPLLWRHYSGDAEHEGQCIIIHHHMAFTLYSTLGAFYIPLLLILILYYKIYRAAQTLYMRREASRASRHSCMTNGSMIPSSYPAGEGDADGGPRSPEPISPPEKSFSEPSTEEPPPRERVRVSVKAFKCKSRRHDSRSESRRSQLYQGPRISGSRERKAASTLGLIIGAFVICWLPFFVKEVIVNTCGSCSTSMEMADFLTWLGYLNSLINPLIYTIFNEDFKKAFQRLIRCSHYL; encoded by the coding sequence ATGGATTTCCCCAATTGCACTGAAGGGGTGTTTGCCACAAGCAGCAGTGGCAATGAGTCACTGGAGACCACTAAACTTCCTCCCAGTAAAGTCCTGCTTACGGTGACCCTGTCTGTACTGGCTATCCTGACTACATTCTTCAACTGCCTGGTGATCACAGCTATTGCCGTCACCCGCAAGTTGCACCACCCCGCCAACTACCTCATCTGCTCATTAGCAGTGACGGACTTGCTGGTGGCTGTGCTGGTCATGCCCTTCAGTATCATGTACATCCAGAAAGAGAGCTGGGTCATGGGCGAGGTGGTGTGTACCATATGGTTAAGTGTGGATATCACCTGTTGCACATGCTCCATCTTGCACCTTGCTGCAATCGCCATCGACCGTTACAGGGCCATTACTGATGCAGTGGAGTACTCTCGCAAACGCACCGGGGCCAGAGCTGGGGCGATGGTGGCAGTGGTGTGGCTCCTGTCCATCCTCATCTCACTTCCTCCTCTACTGTGGCGGCACTACAGCGGAGATGCAGAGCATGAAGGCCAGTGCATCATCATCCACCATCACATGGCCTTCACCTTGTACTCCACTCTTGGAGCATTTTACATCCCCCTGCTGCTCATCCTCATCCTCTACTACAAAATCTATCGGGCCGCTCAGACCCTCTACATGCGCAGAGAGGCCAGCCGGGCTAGCCGTCACTCATGTATGACCAATGGGAGCATGATCCCGTCGTCCTACCCTGCCGGAGAGGGCGACGCCGATGGGGGACCACGAAGTCCGGAGCCCATAAGCCCACCAGAAAAGTCTTTCTCTGAACCCTCAACTGAGGAACCTCCACCCCGTGAACGGGTGCGCGTATCGGTAAAGGCTTTCAAGTGCAAGTCGCGCAGGCATGACTCACGTAGTGAGTCACGTCGGAGCCAATTATACCAAGGACCACGGATCTCAGGCTCACGGGAGCGCAAAGCAGCATCCACATTGGGCTTGATAATAGGGGCCTTTGTCATCTGTTGGTTGCCATTTTTTGTCAAGGAGGTGATCGTCAACACCTGTGGTTCTTGCAGTACTTCAATGGAGATGGCTGACTTTCTGACATGGTTGGGCTACCTCAACTCACTGATCAACCCCCTCATCTACACCATATTTAATGAAGACTTCAAAAAAGCTTTCCAAAGACTCATTAGATGCAGTCATTATCTCTGA